Within the Cupriavidus malaysiensis genome, the region CGCCTGCTGATCGTGTCGCTGCTGGGCGCCAGCGCGCTGGCCCTGGCGCTGGCCGCCGTCGCCATCCATACCGCGCCTTTCCTGGTGGCCGCCGGCGCCATCGGCCTGTGCTCGGTGGCGGCGCAGGTACTGGTGCCCTTCGCCGCCCACCTGGCGCCGGCAGCCTCGCGCGGCCGCGTGGTCGGCAACGTGATGAGCGGGCTGATGCTGGGCATCATGCTGGCGCGCCCGGTCGCCAGCCTGGTGGCCGATCGCTGGGGCTGGCACGCCATCTTCGCCGCCTCGGCGTTCGGCATGGCCGTGCTGGCGGTGGTGCTGCGGCGCCTGCTGCCGCGCCGCCAGCCGTCGCCGACGGTGCGCTACGGCGACCTGCTGCGCTCGATGGCGACCCTGCTGGCCACGCAGCCCGTGCTGCGCCGGCGCGCCGCCTACCAGGCCTGCATGTTCGGTGCCTTCAGCCTGTTCTGGACCACGGTGCCGCTGTGGCTGGCCAGCCCGGCCTTCGGCCTGTCGCAGCGCGGCATCGCGCTGTTCGCGCTGGCCGGGGTGGCGGGCGCCATCGCCGCGCCGATCGGCGGCCGCCTGGCCGACCGCGGGCGCAGCCGGCAGATGACCGCGCTGGCCATGGTGCTGGCCGCCGGCGCCTTTGCCTGCGGCGATATCGGCCCGAGCGGCCCGAGCGGCCCGCTGCTGGCGCTGGGTGTGCTGACGGCGGCGGCCATCGTGCTCGACTTCGGCGTGGCCGCCAACCTGGTGGTCGGCCAGCGCGCCATCTTCGCGCTCAGCG harbors:
- a CDS encoding MFS transporter; this translates as MTPLLAAACGLVVANLYYAQPLIGPIGQALGLTPQAAGLIVTLIQLGYGLGLLLIVPLGDIVENRLLIVSLLGASALALALAAVAIHTAPFLVAAGAIGLCSVAAQVLVPFAAHLAPAASRGRVVGNVMSGLMLGIMLARPVASLVADRWGWHAIFAASAFGMAVLAVVLRRLLPRRQPSPTVRYGDLLRSMATLLATQPVLRRRAAYQACMFGAFSLFWTTVPLWLASPAFGLSQRGIALFALAGVAGAIAAPIGGRLADRGRSRQMTALAMVLAAGAFACGDIGPSGPSGPLLALGVLTAAAIVLDFGVAANLVVGQRAIFALSAEHRSRLNGLFMALFFVGGAAGSALGAWAYATGGWTLASRFGLALPLLALAYFATERRAAR